ATCAAAACGCTACCCTTTGGCGTTTGAGCTGAAGCAAAGCTAAAACTCAATCCCAAGAAAGCAGCTAGAAAATATTTGAGCTTTTTCATGTCTTTACTTGTTTGCGATTAGGGTTGGGTTAAGTGTAGCGCTGAATGGGAAAGTCCCAAATTGACCTACATTCATGTTGCCTTCAAAACTGCTTCCATCTACTTCTCCAGAAACAGTTACTGTTAATGACATGCCTCCAGCGGCCACATCAAAATCAAAAGATAGGTTTGAACCATCAACAGTTACATTTTTAATGTCTGACTTGGCAGTTCCATTTCCTGAAGGGTCATCATAGGTGATTGATCCGGTAAAATCGGAGCCATCTTGACTGATTTCTAAAACTCCTCCTGATTTTCCAGCAGGAGATTCAGATGTATAGTCCCAGTTTCCGGCTACTTCTACCTTATCACCATCACTGCTATTCTTTTTCTTCTTTGCTTTAGTTTCATAATCATAAACATAGCCATCCACAACGACATGTTTCACTTGACTGTCTTCGCTAAATAATGAATCAGTAGTGATAACCAGATTTGCCAATTTACCTTTCTCTATACTTCCAGCAATTCTATTGATACCTAAGATAGAAGCAGGATTAGTGGTCAATGCTGCCAATGCAGCTTCTTCAGATAGCCCATTTTCTATTAGGGAAGCCAAAGTCTTTTTCACATCTCCAGCTTTCGTGTTTACCACAGAGAAACCAAATGCGATACCTGCTTCTTCTAATAATGAAGCCTGCTTTAATGCACCTTCGTATGCTTCTTTTACTCTAGCATATTCTTCTTTTACAGACTCCTTAGCATCCTCTTTTTGAGCTTTGATTGCTTTATCATCAGGAACTTCAAGGCTGATCAATACTGGGACATTTGCTTCTTTCAAAACATCTATCACGGCAGAATAATCATCTAAACCTGTAAGAATCAATTTAAAACCCAGTTCTTTCTGAAGGCTAATTGCTCTTCTCACTTCCAGGTCATTAGATGCCTCAAACATCACTGGTACTTCACTGTTGATGACATCCATCATAGCAGAGTAAGTAGAAGTTTGCTCTGGGCGTGTTGAACCTGATACAGTCTGGAATTGATCAGCTCGTTGTTTGGTAAGCTTGGTGTTTTGATACACATCTCTAAACTTAGCCATCACACCGACAGCAGTACCTGGATAAACACCTCTTGCGCCACTAAAATTTGCAGCTAAGGCAGAATTTGTTTTTAGGACATTGGTAGAATATTCAGAACCCAATAGAACAATAGCGGCTTTACCAGCTAACATCCCACCATCAGGTAGAATTTGAGCAATTGTAAAGCCTGCCTTTCTAAAATCTTCTACTTGGCTGGATTCAGCTGAATACTGATCTAAAGCCGATCTCCAAGGTGTAACTCCTGCAAAAACATCGGCAGGGTCAGTAGGATTAAAATCTTTGGGTCTTTCAGGGTCATCTGGCCTGGTGATACCAGCTTCACTTGCCCCTGCAATAAACCCTGGGTAAATAAACAAGGAGTCTCCGGGAACCACTTGTGCTTCCATAGGTAAGCTTAAGTTGGATCCTACTCCTGCTATTACTCCGTCCTTGATTAAGACGGTAGCTTTGGTTCCTGCTTTACCGGGTGCGGTAATAACAGTAGCATTGATTATGGCATAAGTACTAGTTACTCGTTTCTTTCCACTGGGGTCGCTTTGTGCAAACAAAGAACCTGTAGAAATCCATCCAGTAACCATTAAGCCAAGAACACATGCCTTTAGTAGTGTTTTTTTCATAAAGTTGATGGTTTTTCCTTGTAGCTAAGCTAACAAATGGCTCATCACAATCCTTTGAGAATTATTTTTTATAAGTATTTTTTTGATCAATGGCTAGTAAAGAGGGGTGAAGGACTTTTTTGAGTGTAGGAAATACAAAGTGCAATGAAAAAAATTATGTGGTTGGTAAATCCTTGTTGTATTTATAACTAGTATATTAACTTTAAGCACGAGTTCACCCTTAGAATATGAAAAAAATCCTGATTATTGAGGATGATTTATTGATTTCCAGTCTTGTCCAATTCCGTCTTAAAAAAGACGGTTATGAGACCCTTCTTGTCCAAGATGGAAATGAAGGTGCGAAGGCTATTGGAAATTATGATCCTGATCTTATTATTACAGATGTGATGATGCCTTTTAAAAGTGGAATCGAGATTATTCACTTTGCCAAAAAGACTAAGCCGGATACCCCTATCATAGTCCTTAGTTCTCTTGGTGAGGAGGAAAAAGTAGTATTGGAAGCTTTTAATTTGGGAGTTGCAGATTTTATCCCAAAGCCATTTAATCCTAATGAGTTGGCGATTAGAGTAAAACGTGTACTGAAATAATACTGCATGGCAAAAACCTTTACCAAATCAATTCTATTTGTGTGGTTTATTATTGGCTTCGAAGTAAATAGCTTCGGTCAAGACAGTTTGCCTTATTCTGACTCCACAAGTTTTTTTCAATTTCTGAAACTGCAGGATAATATACCTTCCTTAAAATTCAGATATAAACTCAATCCTAATTCTGATACATCAGAAATATTGGGGGATTCTACCTTAAATTTTACGGAGGATGGAAATGGAAATTGGACTTCTGCTGCCTTTGAAAATTATTCGAATTGGTATCAGGCAGGGGAGGAATATTTAGAAAGGGATTCTGCTCAATTAACTCCTGACTTTTTAATCTATGAGGAGCCCTCCAATTTAGAGGCAACACAGGATTATGTCGATAACCTTTGGAGGAATAAAGATATTTTCATTCCTGAAGAAGATCTTGAAATAGGGAATAGTTTAGTCTTGTTGGCAAATGAAATACCCTACAAGCCAATTATTGATCAGTTTAGGTTTTTTACTGATTATAAGCTAGTTATAGTAATTAGTTTAATAGGTATTTTCCTTGTATTAGCTACAGTAATGATCCTATTTATGATCATTATCAAAACCCAACAATCCAATAGGGAAACAAGAATTTCAGCTTTTGAAAATCAAATTATAGGACCACTTTCGGAATTACTTTTTGAAAAATCTATTGAGGAAATAGAGCAGATGAGTACAGAAGAAATTTACCAGATTTTTCCTGAAAAAGACTTCAAAAGAAAGCTTTTCAAACAAGCTCTGATTGTTAAAATAATTTCTTTAAATAAAAAGATGAAAGGGGAGTTTAAGGAAAAATTAAAAGCTCTTTATAAAAAGTTTGGCTTGGATGTCGTATCCATTAATAAGCTTAAAAGTCGTCAGTGGGCAGAGGTTACAAAGGGCCTTGTCCAAACAAATGAAATGGATTTAATTGAGGCATTACCCTTGATAAAGAATCTCACAAACTCATCAAATTTTTATATCCGGTCACAGGCTATCGCAACTCAGCTCAGTTTATCAGAGAAAGTAGATTTAACTACGCTGAAAAACCAAACTTACCCTTTATCAAGATGGCAACAGATGAATTATTTAAGAATCATCAAGTATTTGCACATCCAAAAATCGCTAAAGATTGAAACTTTGTTTGAGAGTGAAAATCAATCTATCAGACTATTTTCCTATAAGCTAATCAGACTTTTAGGGAGGATTGATTTGCTGGAAAAATTGGCTTCATTAGCTCCTGAAGTAGATGATGTAGAAAAAATTGAAATTTTAAAGACCTATCAAATAATAGGCTTTCACAATGAGTCGGCCTTTGTCAACCAATGTCTTCGATCTGAAAACCCTGATTTAAGGAAAGCTGCAGCTAATGCAGCCGGAATAATTGGAGACCAGGCTTCTGCTCATATTTTGATAGAATTACTTCAGGATACGTCTAGTTTCCATCTGAAAATGCTTTATCTAGATAATCTACAAAAGATAGATTCAGAGCTTTTCCAGCAAGTGGTAGGCCAATCTCCTGATGAAGATTACAAGCGAATTCATACACATTTATTAGACCCTCTATTGCAAAATGTATAGTTTCTTGTTCTATTTTCTGATGGAGGCATTAGGCATCTTTTTCCTTCTCATCAGCTTTACAGTGATCATCATCTATTTCGTGACGATGATTCTTAGTGCTTTGGAGCTACGGGATCACTTGAGAAAAAATCAATTTGCCGATTATCAAGATATAATTACCTCTCCTATAGCACCAGGAGTGTCTATCATTGCTCCAGCATATAATGAAGGTCAAAGTATTGTCCAAAATGCAAAGAGTCTTATGTCTTTACATTATGGGAAATTTGAAGTGATCATTATTAATGATGGTTCAAAGGACGATACTCTACAAAAACTATTAGAGGCATTTGAGCTGGAGAAAACCGAATTCGCTTACGATTATCAGATTGATTGTAAGCAGGTTAGAGGTGTTTACAAATCTAAAAACAGGTCCTACAGTAAGTTAGTTGTAGTGGATAAGGAAAATGGGGGGAAAGCAGATGCTCTCAATTCTGGAATCAATCTAGCCTCATTAGAAATTATTGCCTGTATTGATGTGGATTGTATTTTATCTCATGATTCCATCACGAGAATGGTTCGACCTTTTATGGAGGAAACCAACAGGAAAGTAATTGCAGTAGGAGGTGCTATCGGAATTGCCAACAACTGTGATGTTCAGGATGGAACAGTGACCAAATATAGATTGCCTACAAGCCTTTTAGGTAGGTTTCAGGTAATTGAATATTTCAGGGCTTTTTTGATGGGAAGAATGGCCTGGACACGCGTAAATGGGTTGATGTTGATTTCTGGAGCTTTTGGCTTTTTCAACAAAGATCTGGTGTTGAAAGTAGGAGGTTATTTTCCAAAGACCGTAGGTGAAGACATGGAGCTGGTGGTAAGGATGCGAAGATATATGGAGGAACAAAAAATCCCTTATCGTGTAGGATTTGTTCCAGACCCCTTATGCTGGACTGAAGTTCCTGAAGATGAATCCGTTTTAGCAAGGCAGCGAAATCGTTGGATTCGTGGAACCATAGAGACGCTACAACTTCATAGACCGATCAGGTTCAATCCCAAGTATGGAATTTTAGGAATGTTGGCTTATCCATTCTGGAATGTCTTCGAAAAGATGGCTCCATTGATTGAATTGTTAGGTATTCTATATACGCTAACTTTAATTGTATTAGGTGATTTTAGTGCTTTCTATTTCTTCGCCTTATATACCATGCTGTATTTATTATCGCTATTGGTGTCTTCATTTAGCATTTTATATGAGCAAGTAGCCTACCATAATTATAAGGATAAAAAGGACCTTCATAAGCTTATTTACATTGTATTGATCGAGCCATTTGTCATTCACCCCAAAGTCGTGTTTTGGGGAATTAAAGGTCATATAGATTTTATTAAAGGTATTGGCGGATGGGGTCAAATGATCCGTGTTGGCTTTAAAAAATCTGAGGACAGGAAAAAATTAGAACCAGAAATGAAACCCTGAGTTATGAAAAAGATAGGTTTATTAATTCTTTTTGGCTTGGTCTACATCTCGCCATCGTTGGCTCAGGATTCATTTGATCCAGATGAATTACTGGTGGAAGCCAGAAATTTAATTTTTGATGATAAATACCAAGAAGGAAGAAAGGTCGCTTTCCGTGCCTTAGAGAAATATCCTGACTATGCAGATATTCTGATTTTAGTAGGTAGAAGCTATGCTTGGGAAGGTAAAAATGATTCTGCATCCATTTATTTGGAAAGAGCCATAGTAGCCTCTCCAACTTATGCAGATGGTTATTCTGCGTATCTGGATAATTTGATGTGGGCGGACCAATATGAAAAGGCAGATGAGATTGTTTCTAGAGCTAAATCTAAT
Above is a window of Algoriphagus machipongonensis DNA encoding:
- a CDS encoding amidohydrolase family protein, which encodes MKKTLLKACVLGLMVTGWISTGSLFAQSDPSGKKRVTSTYAIINATVITAPGKAGTKATVLIKDGVIAGVGSNLSLPMEAQVVPGDSLFIYPGFIAGASEAGITRPDDPERPKDFNPTDPADVFAGVTPWRSALDQYSAESSQVEDFRKAGFTIAQILPDGGMLAGKAAIVLLGSEYSTNVLKTNSALAANFSGARGVYPGTAVGVMAKFRDVYQNTKLTKQRADQFQTVSGSTRPEQTSTYSAMMDVINSEVPVMFEASNDLEVRRAISLQKELGFKLILTGLDDYSAVIDVLKEANVPVLISLEVPDDKAIKAQKEDAKESVKEEYARVKEAYEGALKQASLLEEAGIAFGFSVVNTKAGDVKKTLASLIENGLSEEAALAALTTNPASILGINRIAGSIEKGKLANLVITTDSLFSEDSQVKHVVVDGYVYDYETKAKKKKNSSDGDKVEVAGNWDYTSESPAGKSGGVLEISQDGSDFTGSITYDDPSGNGTAKSDIKNVTVDGSNLSFDFDVAAGGMSLTVTVSGEVDGSSFEGNMNVGQFGTFPFSATLNPTLIANK
- a CDS encoding response regulator transcription factor; this translates as MKKILIIEDDLLISSLVQFRLKKDGYETLLVQDGNEGAKAIGNYDPDLIITDVMMPFKSGIEIIHFAKKTKPDTPIIVLSSLGEEEKVVLEAFNLGVADFIPKPFNPNELAIRVKRVLK
- a CDS encoding ligand-binding sensor domain-containing protein, translating into MAKTFTKSILFVWFIIGFEVNSFGQDSLPYSDSTSFFQFLKLQDNIPSLKFRYKLNPNSDTSEILGDSTLNFTEDGNGNWTSAAFENYSNWYQAGEEYLERDSAQLTPDFLIYEEPSNLEATQDYVDNLWRNKDIFIPEEDLEIGNSLVLLANEIPYKPIIDQFRFFTDYKLVIVISLIGIFLVLATVMILFMIIIKTQQSNRETRISAFENQIIGPLSELLFEKSIEEIEQMSTEEIYQIFPEKDFKRKLFKQALIVKIISLNKKMKGEFKEKLKALYKKFGLDVVSINKLKSRQWAEVTKGLVQTNEMDLIEALPLIKNLTNSSNFYIRSQAIATQLSLSEKVDLTTLKNQTYPLSRWQQMNYLRIIKYLHIQKSLKIETLFESENQSIRLFSYKLIRLLGRIDLLEKLASLAPEVDDVEKIEILKTYQIIGFHNESAFVNQCLRSENPDLRKAAANAAGIIGDQASAHILIELLQDTSSFHLKMLYLDNLQKIDSELFQQVVGQSPDEDYKRIHTHLLDPLLQNV
- a CDS encoding glycosyltransferase family 2 protein, with product MYSFLFYFLMEALGIFFLLISFTVIIIYFVTMILSALELRDHLRKNQFADYQDIITSPIAPGVSIIAPAYNEGQSIVQNAKSLMSLHYGKFEVIIINDGSKDDTLQKLLEAFELEKTEFAYDYQIDCKQVRGVYKSKNRSYSKLVVVDKENGGKADALNSGINLASLEIIACIDVDCILSHDSITRMVRPFMEETNRKVIAVGGAIGIANNCDVQDGTVTKYRLPTSLLGRFQVIEYFRAFLMGRMAWTRVNGLMLISGAFGFFNKDLVLKVGGYFPKTVGEDMELVVRMRRYMEEQKIPYRVGFVPDPLCWTEVPEDESVLARQRNRWIRGTIETLQLHRPIRFNPKYGILGMLAYPFWNVFEKMAPLIELLGILYTLTLIVLGDFSAFYFFALYTMLYLLSLLVSSFSILYEQVAYHNYKDKKDLHKLIYIVLIEPFVIHPKVVFWGIKGHIDFIKGIGGWGQMIRVGFKKSEDRKKLEPEMKP